In the genome of Candidatus Campbellbacteria bacterium, one region contains:
- a CDS encoding phosphoribosyltransferase family protein, with translation MKNTLVSVLEKFLRLCANVLFSHDPFSKILTHATLETFTAYARPYTEKYPLPLPHVYVLYFYRDPFVQNAIHAAKYRNRKDLCILFGELLWHTFGEELSHQSIMLGTPWVVVPIPLSKQHRRVRGYNQTEKIAEGFLKYTDASAFTLLNEALCMASAHKKQTHAIRKSERIHNIVDSFTLPDSNLVRGKNILLIDDVLTTGATLQEASRTLRAGGARHIYCLVIAH, from the coding sequence ATGAAAAACACACTCGTATCAGTATTGGAAAAATTCCTGCGTCTATGTGCCAATGTGCTCTTCTCTCATGACCCATTTTCCAAAATACTCACTCACGCAACACTTGAGACATTTACTGCGTATGCCCGTCCATATACAGAAAAATACCCGCTACCTCTTCCCCATGTGTATGTGTTGTACTTTTACCGAGATCCATTTGTACAAAATGCCATTCACGCAGCAAAGTACCGAAATCGAAAAGATCTGTGCATTCTTTTTGGGGAGCTTCTTTGGCACACGTTTGGAGAAGAGCTCTCTCACCAAAGTATCATGCTTGGAACACCGTGGGTTGTTGTGCCAATACCACTATCCAAACAACATCGACGAGTCCGTGGCTACAACCAAACAGAAAAAATTGCGGAGGGATTTTTAAAATATACTGATGCTTCTGCGTTTACACTTTTAAATGAAGCATTGTGTATGGCGTCGGCGCACAAAAAACAAACACACGCCATCAGAAAAAGTGAGCGAATACACAATATTGTTGACTCCTTTACTCTACCTGACAGCAATCTTGTGCGAGGAAAAAATATTCTTCTTATTGATGATGTGCTAACTACAGGCGCGACATTACAAGAAGCCTCCCGCACGCTTCGTGCGGGAGGCGCCCGTCATATTTACTGTCTTGTGATTGCTCACTAG